The nucleotide window CCTGCGCGTGCAGGGCGTGCGCGCACGCATGGTCGGGCGCCTGTTCGAGGTGGCCATCCAGCCGGTCTCCGCACCCGGCGGCGAGGTCGCCTGCGTCGTGGTGTCCGTGCGCGACGTCAGCCAGTTCGAGGCGATGACCGAGCGGCTGTCGATGCACGAGGAAATCGTGCGCCAGACCACCGACCGGATTTCGGTGATCGGCACGGACTTCCGCTACAAGTTCACCAATGCCGCCAATGCCGCCTTTTACGGCATGCAGCCGGAAGAGTTCCGCGGCATGCATGTCAGCGAACTCATCGGCAACGAGCGGTTCGACAGACGCGCGCGCGACTATTTCCTGCGCTGCTTTGCGGGGGCGTCGGTCGAGTACGAGCACGATCTCGTCGCCCCGGCCGGGGAAACGCGCTACCTGCGCGTGCGGATGGATCCGTATCGCGACGCCGACGGCACGATCTCCGCCGCCATCGTGGTGATGCGCGACATCACGGCGGCGAGCCTGATGGAAAAGGAGCTGCGTCGGCAGGCCCGCGAGGACGCGCTGACCGGGCTTGCCAACCGGCACGCGCTGCAGGCCGAGCTGGAAGACGTGATCGCCCGCGCCACCTCCGGCGGCGAGAAGGCGGCGCTCCTGACCATCGACCTCGACGACTTCAAGATCGTCAACGACATTTCCGGCCATGTCGGGGGCGATGCGCTGCTGTGCCAGATCGCCGGCGTGCTGAAGAGCCGCGAGGCGGACGAGCGGGTGCGCTGCGCCCGGCTCGGCGGCGACGAATTCGCCGTGGTGCTGCATGGCGCGGACGCGAAGGAGGCGCTGGCCTTCGGCAACCGGCTGGTCCACGACCTTGCCGCCATGCGCTTTGTCTGGGGCGGCATCACCCACGCCGTCGCCGCCAGCGTCGGCATCGCCCTGATCGAGCCATACGCGGAAGGCGGCCTGCCGCTGACCTGCTTCGAACTGCTGAACCGCGCCGACCGCGCCTGCCTGTACGGCAAGGAGATCGGCGGCGCGCGGGCCGTGGTGTTCCGCCCCGACGCGGAGGAGATGATCGCCCGCCAGATGGATGTCGGCAATGTCCGGATCATCTCGGACGCGGCCGAGCACGAGCGGTTCCAGCTCCATACGATGCCGATCCTGCCGGTCGACGGGCGCAGCCCGCCGATCCGCGAAGTGTTGCTGCGCGTGATCGACGAGGACGGGCGGGTGCTGGCGCCGGCCGCGCTGATCGGCTCGGCCGAGCGGCACGGCCTGATGCCGCGCATCGACCGCTGGGTGGTCTCGACCGTGCTCGCCAATGTCGACAAGGTGGAGGCCGGCACGCGGCTGTCCATCAACCTGTCGGGCCTGTCTGTCGGCGATCCGGACTTCAAGGATTTCCTGCTCTGCGCCCTCGACCGGCACCCGGACGCGGCACCGCGCCTGTGCTTCGAGATCACCGAGACGGCGGCGGTCCGGAGCCTGGCCACCGCCCAGGCGCTGACCGGCGAGCTGCGCCGGCGCGGTTGCGGCGTCATTCTCGACGACTTCGGCTCGGGCCTGTCGTCCTTTGCCTATCTGCGCCATTTCCAGGTCGATGCGCTGAAGATCGACGGCGCGATCATCGGCGATGTCG belongs to Stappia indica and includes:
- a CDS encoding putative bifunctional diguanylate cyclase/phosphodiesterase produces the protein MAYGPRGMSGSGFDSLAKMTELPVEESRETHPKAQAGSDDWPISVDREVVRSAVIEMNRAGMFVCDRDYRIWDVDGAFLDMENLDREEVIGRRVAEIVGPRVFSLRKPYIDNAFAGQACRLRVQGVRARMVGRLFEVAIQPVSAPGGEVACVVVSVRDVSQFEAMTERLSMHEEIVRQTTDRISVIGTDFRYKFTNAANAAFYGMQPEEFRGMHVSELIGNERFDRRARDYFLRCFAGASVEYEHDLVAPAGETRYLRVRMDPYRDADGTISAAIVVMRDITAASLMEKELRRQAREDALTGLANRHALQAELEDVIARATSGGEKAALLTIDLDDFKIVNDISGHVGGDALLCQIAGVLKSREADERVRCARLGGDEFAVVLHGADAKEALAFGNRLVHDLAAMRFVWGGITHAVAASVGIALIEPYAEGGLPLTCFELLNRADRACLYGKEIGGARAVVFRPDAEEMIARQMDVGNVRIISDAAEHERFQLHTMPILPVDGRSPPIREVLLRVIDEDGRVLAPAALIGSAERHGLMPRIDRWVVSTVLANVDKVEAGTRLSINLSGLSVGDPDFKDFLLCALDRHPDAAPRLCFEITETAAVRSLATAQALTGELRRRGCGVILDDFGSGLSSFAYLRHFQVDALKIDGAIIGDVVHDGFQQTVVAGLVAIAAKLGVGVIAEYVETAEMQTMLRDLGVTQVQGFHVGRPTPWVGYGLAD